One window of the Cryptomeria japonica chromosome 7, Sugi_1.0, whole genome shotgun sequence genome contains the following:
- the LOC131039084 gene encoding alpha-soluble NSF attachment protein 2 → MADQEAKGYEFEKKADKKIQGWTIFGSKYDDAAELYEKAGNSYKIAKSWDKGASAYIKLASCHLKLESKHEAASAYVNAANCYKKTNSQEAVRCLGLAINLLMEIGRLSMAAKHSKEIGEIYESEENLELALEYFERAAELYRGEEVTSTANQCQLKVAQFEAQLEQYPKAIQIFEDVARQSINNNLLKYSVKGYLLCAGICLICKGDTVAINNALEKYQELDPTFSGTRECKFLSDLAVAIDEEDVVKFTDVVKEFDSMTRLDQWKTTLLLRAKNAVKAKEVEEDDLT, encoded by the exons ATGGCAGATCAAGAAGCTAAGGGATATGAATTTGAAAAGAAGGCAGATAAAAAGATCCAAGGATGGACTATTTTTGGTTCTAAATATGATGATGCTGCAGAACTGTATGAGAAGGCTGGCAACTCATATAAGATTGCAAAATCCT GGGATAAAGGGGCATCTGCTTATATCAAGCTTGCTAGCTGCCATTTAAAG CTTGAAAGTAAGCACGAGGCAGCATCAGCATATGTGAATGCAGCGAATTGCTATAAAAAGACTAACAGCCAAG AAGCTGTTAGGTGCTTAGGCTTGGCTATTAATCTCTTGATGGAGATAGGAAGATTGTCGATGGCTGCAAAACACAGCAAG GAGATTGGTGAAATATATGAATCTGAAGAAAACTTGGAATTGGCTTTGGAATATTTCGAGCGAGCTGCAGAGCTCTATCGAGGTGAAGAAGTTACTAGTACAGCTAATCAGTGTCAACTTAAAGTTGCACAGTTTGAAGCCCAGCTTGAGCA GTACCCAAAGGCCATACAAATTTTTGAAGATGTTGCAAGACAGTCAATCAATAACAATCTTCTGAAGTATAGTGTTAAGGGTTATCTTTTATGTGCTGGCATCTGTCTGATTTGCAAAGGTGACACTGTGGCGATAAACAATGCACTAGAGAAATATCAG GAACTTGATCCTACATTTTCAGGTACCCGAGAGTGCAAGTTCCTCTCT GACTTAGCTGTTGCAATTGATGAGGAGGATGTAGTAAAATTTACTGATGTGGTCAAGGAATTTGACAGTATGACTCGACTG